A stretch of DNA from Microlunatus capsulatus:
CTGACCGGCGACCGCGAGGGTCGCCTCCTCGGTGCCGGTCACCCGGCCGAGCGCGTGCAGGGGCACGTCGTGCTCGGCGCACAGCGCGGCCAGCGCGTCGGCCTGCGCGGCCGGCAGCGAGACCAGCACCCGGCCCGCGCTCTCGGAGAACAGCTGGACGAACGGGTCCGCGGACCCCGGCAGCTCGACGGCGACGCCGTGCCCGCGCCGCAGGCAGGACTCGACGAGCGCCTGGGCCAGGCCGCCGTCGGCGAGGTCGTGCGCGCTGCTCAGCAGCCCGCGCCGTCCGGCCTCCACCAGCACCGCGGCCAGCCGCATCTCGTGCGCCAGGTCGACGACGGGCGGGCGACCGCCGAGGTGGTCGTGCACGACGTCGGCCCACGCGGAGCCGGCCAGCTCGTCGCGGGTGTCGCCCAGCAGCAGCACCACGTCGCCGTCGGCCGCGAACCCGACCGGGGTCCGCCGCCGGACGTCGTCGATGACACCCATCACGCCGACGACGGGCGTCGGCAGGATCGGCGTGCTGCCCGTCTGGTTGTAGAAGCTGACGTTGCCCCCGGTGACCGGGGTGCCGAGGACCTTGCAGCCGTCCACCAGGCCGGCGATGGCCTCGGTGAACTGCCACATGACGGCCGGGTCCTCGGGCGAGCCGAAGTTCAGGCAGTCGCTGACGGCGACCGGCTGCGCCCCGGTGACGGCGACGTTGCGGTAGGCCTCGGCCAGCGCCAGCTGCGCGCCGGCGTAGGGGTCGAGCAGGGCGAAGCGGCCGTTGCAGTCGGTGGAGAGCGCCACGCCGAGGCCGGTCTCCTCGTCGATCCGCAGCATGCCGGCGTCCTCGGGCTGGGCCAGCACCGAGTTGCCCCGCACGTAGCGGTCGTACTGGTTGGTGACCCAGGACTTGTCGCAGAGGTTGGGCGAGCCGACCAGCCGCAGGAGGGTCTCGGCCAGCGCGTCGCCGGTGGTGGGCCGGGACAGCGCGTCGACGCCGTCGGCCTGCACCTCGTCCTGCCAGGCGGGCCGGGCGTAGGGCCGCTGGTAGACCGGGCCCTCGTGGGCGACGGTGCGCGGGTCGACGTCGACGACGGTCTCCCCGTGCCACTCGATGACCAGCCGGTCGTCCTCGGTGACCTCGCCGACGACGGTGGCCTGGACGTCCCACTTGGCGCAGATCTCGAGGAACCGCTCGACGTCGTCGGGCTCGACGACGGCCATCATCCGCTCCTGCGACTCGCTCATGAGGATCTCCTCCGGAGCCAGCGAGGGGTCCCGCAGCGGCACCCGGTCGAGCTCGACGTGCATGCCGCCGTCCCCGGCCGCGGCCAGCTCGGACGTGGCGCAGGAGATGCCGGCGGCGCCGAAGTCCTGGATGCCGGTGACCACGCCCGCGGCGAACAGCTCGAGCGTGCACTCGATGAGCAGCTTCTCCATGAACGGGTCGCCCACCTGGACGGCCGGCCGCTTGGAGGGCTTGTCGGCGTCGAAGGTCTCCGACGCGAGGATCGAGGCCCCGCCGATGCCGTCGCCACCCGTGGCGGCGCCGTAGAGGATCACCTGGTTGCCCGCGCCCGTGGCCTTGGCCAGGTGCAGGTCCTCGTGCCGCAGGACCCCGACGCACAGCGCGTTGACCAGCGGGTTGCCGAGGTAGCTGCGGTCGAAGACGACCTCGCCGCCGATGTTGGGCAGGCCCAGGCAGTTGCCGTAGCCGCCGACGCCCGAGACGACGCCGGGCAGCACGCGGTGGGTGTCGGGCTCGTCCAGCGGGCCGAAGCGGAGCGCGTCCATCACCCCGACCGGGCGGGCGCCCATGGCGAGGATGTCGCGGACGATGCCGCCGACGCCGGTGGCCGCGCCCTGGTGGGGCTCGACGTAGCTGGGGTGGTTGTGGGACTCGATCTTGAAGGTGACCGCGTAGCCCTGGCCGATGTCGACGACGCCGGCGTTCTCCCCGATGCCGGCCAGCAGCCGGCCGGCCGGGGTGTCCTGGCTGAGCTCGCCGAAGCGCCGCAGGTGCACCTTGGACGACTTGTACGAGCAGTGCTCGGACCACATCACCGAGTACATCGCCAGCTCCGACGAGGAGGGCCGCCGGCCGAGGATCTCGCGGATCCGCCGGTACTCGTCCTCCGTGAGCCCCAGCTCGGCCCAGGGCTGCGCCTGGTCCGGGGTCGCCGCCGCATTCTCGACCGTGTCCGCCACGGCCCCGACCCTACCGGCGGGCGGACCCCCGGCCGAGCCACGTCCACAGCTCCCGGCCCGGCGCGGGCGAGGGCCAGCCGTCGCGGAGCGCGTGGTCCAGGCAGAACCAGCCGACGGTGATGGCCACCACCGCCGTGCCGGTGAGCCAGACGCTGATCCCGCCGTCGTTCAGCAGCGTGCCCAGGACGGCCGTGGCCAGCGCGGCGTGCAGGACGGCGGGCAGCGTCGGGAGGTCCCGCCGCAGCACCGGCAGGGCGCAGCGCAGGACCAGCAGCCAGAGCACGGCCCCGACCAGGACCGAGCCGATGCCCAGCCCGCCGACCACCGTCTCGGCCGCGGCGACGGCCTTGCGGCTGACGACGTCGACGGCGTCCCCGTCGAGGACCCGCTGGACGAACGCCCCCAGGTGGCTGCGCCGGTCGGGTCCCCGCGACCAGTCGAGCAGCGAGATGGCGGCGATGGCGACCACCGCC
This window harbors:
- the purL gene encoding phosphoribosylformylglycinamidine synthase subunit PurL, which encodes MADTVENAAATPDQAQPWAELGLTEDEYRRIREILGRRPSSSELAMYSVMWSEHCSYKSSKVHLRRFGELSQDTPAGRLLAGIGENAGVVDIGQGYAVTFKIESHNHPSYVEPHQGAATGVGGIVRDILAMGARPVGVMDALRFGPLDEPDTHRVLPGVVSGVGGYGNCLGLPNIGGEVVFDRSYLGNPLVNALCVGVLRHEDLHLAKATGAGNQVILYGAATGGDGIGGASILASETFDADKPSKRPAVQVGDPFMEKLLIECTLELFAAGVVTGIQDFGAAGISCATSELAAAGDGGMHVELDRVPLRDPSLAPEEILMSESQERMMAVVEPDDVERFLEICAKWDVQATVVGEVTEDDRLVIEWHGETVVDVDPRTVAHEGPVYQRPYARPAWQDEVQADGVDALSRPTTGDALAETLLRLVGSPNLCDKSWVTNQYDRYVRGNSVLAQPEDAGMLRIDEETGLGVALSTDCNGRFALLDPYAGAQLALAEAYRNVAVTGAQPVAVSDCLNFGSPEDPAVMWQFTEAIAGLVDGCKVLGTPVTGGNVSFYNQTGSTPILPTPVVGVMGVIDDVRRRTPVGFAADGDVVLLLGDTRDELAGSAWADVVHDHLGGRPPVVDLAHEMRLAAVLVEAGRRGLLSSAHDLADGGLAQALVESCLRRGHGVAVELPGSADPFVQLFSESAGRVLVSLPAAQADALAALCAEHDVPLHALGRVTGTEEATLAVAGQFTLSLEQVRATWSATLPAVLAADPVAVVAAGA